In Zhaonella formicivorans, one DNA window encodes the following:
- the rplC gene encoding 50S ribosomal protein L3 — protein MSKGLLAKKLGMTQIFQDGKAVPVTVVEAGPCYVIQKKTVENDGYNAIQVGFVANEEKKVNKPLKGHFAKAKVKPFQYIKEFRVENIDDYQVGQEIKADIFSEGEIVDVVGTSKGKGFAGGIKRHGFHRGPMQHGSKYHRRPGSLGAKGPARVFKGRKLPGRTGGERVTVQNLMIAKVDPERNLLLVKGAIPGPNKSLVMVKSAAKAK, from the coding sequence ATGTCCAAAGGACTTTTAGCTAAAAAGTTGGGGATGACCCAGATTTTTCAGGATGGCAAAGCTGTTCCGGTTACTGTTGTGGAAGCCGGTCCTTGCTACGTCATCCAGAAAAAGACAGTAGAAAATGACGGCTACAATGCAATTCAAGTCGGCTTTGTTGCCAATGAGGAAAAAAAAGTCAACAAGCCTTTGAAAGGGCATTTTGCTAAGGCAAAGGTAAAGCCTTTCCAATATATCAAGGAGTTTCGCGTGGAAAATATAGATGATTATCAAGTAGGTCAAGAAATTAAGGCTGATATTTTCAGCGAAGGCGAAATAGTGGACGTGGTTGGGACTTCTAAAGGAAAAGGTTTTGCCGGAGGCATTAAACGGCATGGTTTTCACAGAGGACCTATGCAGCACGGTTCAAAATATCATAGACGTCCAGGTTCACTCGGGGCCAAAGGGCCAGCAAGAGTATTCAAAGGCCGCAAATTACCCGGGCGCACAGGTGGAGAACGGGTTACTGTGCAAAACCTAATGATTGCAAAAGTCGATCCGGAAAGGAATTTACTGTTAGTAAAAGGTGCAATACCCGGTCCCAATAAGAGTCTTGTGATGGTAAAGAGCGCTGCAAAAGCTAAGTAG